A DNA window from Gloeocapsa sp. PCC 73106 contains the following coding sequences:
- a CDS encoding SRPBCC family protein gives MADWLEHSVQIEVDAPIDLVWGLWSDLEQMPRWMKWIESVEILSDNPELSRWQLASGAFKFNWLSRILKVVPQQIIQWESVDGLPNRGAIRFYDRHENGSIVKLTVAYAIPGILGKIMDNLFLGRIVESTLQADLERFREYAIKAKV, from the coding sequence ATGGCAGATTGGTTAGAGCATAGTGTACAAATAGAAGTAGACGCACCCATTGATTTAGTCTGGGGTTTGTGGTCTGATTTAGAACAAATGCCTCGCTGGATGAAATGGATTGAGTCTGTAGAAATCTTATCAGATAATCCAGAATTATCTCGTTGGCAATTAGCTAGTGGTGCTTTTAAATTTAACTGGTTGTCTCGTATCTTAAAGGTTGTACCCCAGCAGATTATCCAATGGGAATCAGTAGACGGTTTACCTAATCGGGGAGCAATTCGTTTTTATGATCGCCACGAGAATGGTAGCATCGTTAAACTTACCGTAGCTTACGCTATCCCAGGTATTTTAGGCAAAATTATGGACAATCTTTTTTTAGGGAGGATCGTTGAATCCACCCTTCAAGCCGATTTAGAACGCTTTCGCGAATACGCGATCAAAGCCAAAGTTTAA